Proteins co-encoded in one Ananas comosus cultivar F153 linkage group 15, ASM154086v1, whole genome shotgun sequence genomic window:
- the LOC109721718 gene encoding polyol transporter 5-like, with protein MASPNPEAKVIAGSTPPALPPQPPTTMRSSLLEEVIVPEPKNRRNVRFAFACATLASMTSILSGYNIGVMSGAVLFIKEDLKISDTKVEILVGILNLYSLVGSFAAGRTCDWIGRRYTIVFASAIFFAGALLMALAPTYALLMLGRFVAGVGVGYALTIAPVYTAELSPASSRGFLTSFPEVFINSGILLGYVSSYAFAGLPLHLGWRVMLGVGAIPSVLLAMGVLAMPESPRWLVMKGRLAEAASVLRRTADTAEEAELLLLDIKKAAGIPADRTAEGVWQELLVRPTAPVRRILVSAVGMHFFQQASGIDSVVLYSPRVFEKAGIADKTELLGTTVAVGLVKTLFILVATFLLDRVGRRPLLLSSAAGMVASLAGLGIGLTVISHRTDGAAAWAVALSIASTLAYVAFFSIGLGPVTGVYTSEIFPMRLRALGCAVGVAVNRSTCGVVTMTFISLYNAIGIGGSFFLYGGIAAAAWVFFFTYLPETRGRTLEETGELFNEHPRQGEEEQLLQKQGPPMGNYRKV; from the exons ATGGCTAGTCCAAACCCAGAAGCTAAAGTTATAGCTGGTTCTACTCCGCCGGCGCTGCCACCGCAGCCGCCGACGACGATGAGGAGCTCGTTACTGGAAGAAGTAATAGTTCCGGAGCCGAAGAATCGCCGGAATGTGAGGTTCGCCTTCGCCTGCGCCACCCTTGCCTCCATGACCTCCATCCTCTCAGGCTATA ACATCGGAGTGATGAGCGGGGCGGTGCTGTTCATCAAGGAGGACCTGAAGATCAGCGACACGAAGGTGGAGATCCTGGTGGGCATCCTGAACCTCTACTCGCTGGTCGGCTCCTTCGCGGCCGGCCGCACCTGCGACTGGATCGGCCGCCGCTACACCATCGTCTTCGCCTCCGCCATCTTCTTCGCCGGCGCCCTCCTCATGGCCCTCGCCCCCACCTACGCCCTCCTCATGCTCGGCCGCTTCGTCgccggcgtcggcgtcggctaCGCCCTCACTATCGCCCCCGTCTACACCGCCGAGCTCTCCCCCGCCTCCTCCCGCGGCTTCCTCACCTCTTTCCCCGAG GTGTTCATCAACTCCGGCATCCTCCTCGGGTACGTCTCCAGCTACGCCTTCGCCGGCCTGCCCCTGCACCTCGGGTGGCGCGTCATGCTCGGAGTCGGCGCGATCCCGTCCGTCCTCCTGGCCATGGGCGTGCTGGCGATGCCCGAGTCCCCGCGGTGGCTGGTCATGAAGGGCCGCCTCGCGGAGGCCGCGTCGGTCCTGCGCCGCACCGCCGACACCGCCGAAGAGgccgagctcctcctcctcgacaTCAAGAAGGCGGCCGGCATTCCCGCCGACCGCACCGCCGAGGGCGTCTGGCAGGAGCTGCTCGTCCGGCCGACGGCCCCCGTGCGCCGAATCCTCGTATCCGCCGTCGGCATGCACTTCTTCCAGCAGGCCTCCGGCATCGACTCCGTCGTGCTGTACAGCCCCCGCGTGTTCGAGAAGGCCGGCATCGCCGACAAGACCGAGCTGCTGGGCACGACGGTCGCGGTCGGCCTCGTGAAGACGCTCTTCATCCTCGTCGCCACGTTCCTGCTCGACCGCGTCGGCCGGCGGCCGCTCCTGCTGAGCAGTGCGGCCGGAATGGTGGCGTCGCTGGCGGGGCTGGGGATCGGTCTGACCGTAATTAGTCATCGGACTGACGGCGCGGCGGCGTGGGCCGTGGCGCTCAGCATCGCGTCGACTCTCGCCTACGTCGCGTTCTTCTCGATCGGGCTCGGGCCGGTCACGGGCGTCTACACGTCCGAGATCTTCCCGATGCGCCTGCGGGCGCTGGGGTGCGCCGTGGGCGTGGCGGTGAACCGCAGCACCTGCGGCGTCGTCACGATGACCTTCATATCGCTCTACAATGCGATCGGCATCGGCGGCAGCTTCTTTCTCTACGGTGGGATCGCCGCAGCCGCGTGGGTGTTCTTCTTCACCTACCTGCCGGAGACCCGCGGGCGCACGCTCGAAGAGACCGGCGAGCTGTTCAATGAACACCCGCGTCAAGGAGAGGAGGAGCAATTGCTACAGAAACAGGGACCACCAATGGGCAATTACCGAAAAGTCTAG